One genomic segment of Streptomyces sp. NBC_00239 includes these proteins:
- a CDS encoding non-ribosomal peptide synthetase, with amino-acid sequence MTVEHPPRLSAAQAELLARRLRGTAGDRASDPAALIRRARDERPVLSFAQQRLWFLEQMHPGSIAYVTADTVYRIRGPLDVPALRRALRSVAERHATLRSHFADDAGQPYVVVGPADRVTLRVVDLAGRADPAADAADHVARELRTPFDLAAGPLLRTTLLRLGEDDHVLAAVVHHIAFDGWSIGVFERDLATAYRAARAGGEPDWAPLPVDYTDYAAWQHRTQADRRTKDRLDRWRQALSGAPTSLQLPTDRPRPAAPGYRGAVAAFTVGEVTADRLRALSREQGATLFMTALAVYQVLLGRHTHSSDFLVGCPSAGRTRPEVEELIGFFVNTVPIRADLTGDPSVRALVDRARSATLEAFAHQDVPFQRLVEELAPPRDFSHNPLVQVWFDLSAPGAGLRLDGVAAEPVRPRDPSTNFDLALHLTDPGSGPLTGELVYATDLFDEATARSIAEQYVHLLDQAARHPDRPVAELPPADADRLSGLLDAWNDTARPLPEGTVTDGFERQVGRTPGATALIEGDRRLTYGELNARANRLAHELRARGVGPERTVGLLLPRGTDFVVALLAVLKAGGGYLPLDPAHPADRIAYQLADARAGTVVTDRRLAGLLPDGAAGVLLEPDGFGQRPETDPARLATGGNLCYVIYTSGSTGRPKGVAMAHAPLLNLIRWQADRTTVAGPTLQFSSLHFDASFQELFTTFLTGGSLVLIGEDERRDPRRVLHAIRSHGVRRLFCPPMVLEQLAVQDAAEAVAPLPLREIVTAGERLSLGKEVRAFLARMPGIVLENQCGPTETHAVVAHLMTGPPEDWPERPPIGRPIANTRIHVLDDRMRPVPVGMPGELYVTRPWLARGYVGRPELTAERFLPSPYAGEPGQLMYRTGDLVRWLPDGTVEFLGRADDQVKIRGYRVEPAEVEARLRELPQVAEAAVLPVEVAPGDRRLVAYLTADGGSRLVPARLRALLAQSLPDYLVPSHFVTVPRLPLTATGKLDREVLLRTELPAPGQGAEGVSRAPRGPREEILAGLFAEVLALPRVGAEDDFFALGGHSLLATRLIARIRSAFGVELAIRDLFRAPSVAGLVDLLDASRPSRPALRAAERPVVLPLSAAQRRIWFLSRTGQSADYNSPFALRLRGRLDADALAAALADVVDRHEALRTVFPDDAADPHQQILPPGSVPALLARAECPPDGLAPVLAAFAAREFDLAVEPPLRAALYRTGPGEHVLALVVHHIATDGWSLGVLLRDLSAAYTARGVGEAPELPELPVQYADFALWQLGLLAEEHDPDSAAARQLSFWRERLAGLPVELELPYDRPRPDTADNSGATVPLTLDGELHARLLRLAGAHGCTLLMVLQAALAALLSRLGAGTDIPIGVPAAGRGDEALDDLVGVFVNTLVLRTDVSGDPTFAELLARVRDEDLAAYEHADLPFERVVEAVNPDRSLARHPLFQVVLQLDESVTDGLALAGLEAAEEPVPFEVSKFDLRVALAARTDGGGAPAGLHGVLEYARALFDADTAEALAGRLHRLLERLAADPDRRIGSVDLLTDEERHRMLVDWNDTAADVSEENVPELFERFARQTPDAVAVRAGAAVLDYAALNARANRFARHLAGLGIGPESLVAVALPRTPELVAVLLGVLKAGAGYLPLDPEQPPERLARIVTSAAPALAVTTTALTDRLPALPRLLLDEPDTAAAVDRQPAGDLAPGERTAEPTPATTAYVIYTSGSTGEPKGVVIEHRSLNLYLAWARQAYPAMAGRALVHSPVAFDLTVTGLWGPLTCGGSLHLVTLDDSEPAAVEPPTFVKATPSHLGLFRILPQAYAPTGQLVLGGELLLGAALDEWRAEHPGVTVVNEYGPTETTVGCAEYRIEPGDPVPAGGVTIGHPIWNTRWYVLDEALSPVPAGVVGELHIGGGLLARGYLNQPDLTADRFLPDPYGEPGARMYRSGDLVRWRRDGRAEFVGRVDDQVKVRGFRVELGEVEAVLSTLPDVTAAAVTVLGGDRLVAHVVPAAPEGLDAEAVRAAVARLLPPYMVPSVYVPIDRLPLTKNGKLDRGRLPAPAPLPAGAGRAPGSELEKALCDLFGEVLGLPRVGVDDGFFARGGHSLLAARLVALIRSSLGLRVGVQDLFAAPSVAALAARQEAGVHQDSLAPLLTLRAGRPEQASPLFCVHPGAGIGWVYAALLDRLGPDQPVHALQAPTLRPGEASPASVAELAAGYVRLVREVRPAGPYRLLGWSFGAVVAHAMAVELQAQGEEVELLALLDGYPPEPEPAASGPAAERDPLAELLHSLGQSTPEGPGERLSLADFVRLTGRGDGPLAGLDEETISAMARTFVHHAALGRAHRPGVLRGGALFFQAADDPDAGDPQAWRGFVSGDLEVHPVGCVHGAMMHRRAAERIGAVIADRLRPPRA; translated from the coding sequence ATGACTGTCGAGCACCCACCGCGGCTCTCCGCCGCCCAGGCCGAGCTGCTGGCCCGCCGCCTGCGCGGCACGGCCGGTGACCGCGCGAGCGACCCGGCCGCCCTCATCCGGCGGGCCCGCGACGAGCGCCCGGTCCTGTCGTTCGCGCAGCAGCGGCTCTGGTTCCTGGAGCAGATGCACCCGGGCTCGATCGCCTACGTCACCGCCGACACGGTCTACCGGATCCGGGGGCCGCTCGACGTGCCCGCCCTGCGCCGGGCCCTGCGGTCGGTGGCCGAGCGCCACGCCACGCTCCGCTCCCACTTCGCGGACGACGCCGGGCAGCCCTACGTGGTGGTCGGCCCGGCGGACCGCGTCACCCTGCGCGTCGTCGACCTGGCCGGCCGCGCCGACCCGGCGGCCGACGCAGCGGACCACGTCGCGCGGGAGCTGCGCACGCCCTTCGACCTCGCCGCCGGACCACTGCTGCGCACCACCTTGCTGCGGCTCGGCGAGGACGACCACGTCCTGGCCGCCGTCGTCCACCACATCGCCTTCGACGGCTGGTCGATCGGGGTCTTCGAACGCGACCTGGCCACCGCGTACCGGGCGGCCCGCGCGGGCGGGGAGCCGGACTGGGCCCCGCTGCCCGTCGACTACACCGACTACGCGGCCTGGCAGCACCGGACGCAGGCGGACCGCCGGACGAAGGACCGGCTGGACCGGTGGCGGCAGGCCCTCAGCGGCGCGCCCACCTCCCTGCAGCTGCCCACCGACCGTCCGCGCCCGGCGGCGCCCGGGTACCGGGGCGCCGTGGCCGCCTTCACCGTGGGCGAGGTGACGGCCGACCGGCTGCGCGCCCTGTCCCGTGAGCAGGGCGCGACGCTGTTCATGACGGCGCTGGCCGTGTACCAGGTCCTGCTGGGCCGCCACACGCACAGCAGCGACTTCCTCGTCGGCTGCCCGTCCGCGGGCCGCACCCGGCCCGAAGTCGAGGAGCTGATCGGCTTCTTCGTGAACACCGTGCCCATCCGGGCGGACCTCACCGGCGACCCGAGCGTGCGCGCCCTGGTCGACCGGGCGCGTTCGGCCACCCTGGAGGCCTTCGCCCACCAGGACGTGCCGTTCCAGCGCCTCGTCGAGGAACTCGCCCCGCCGCGGGACTTCAGCCACAACCCGCTGGTCCAGGTCTGGTTCGACCTGTCCGCCCCGGGCGCCGGCCTCCGGCTCGACGGCGTCGCGGCGGAGCCCGTACGGCCGCGCGACCCCTCGACCAACTTCGACCTCGCGCTGCACCTCACGGACCCCGGGTCGGGTCCGCTGACCGGCGAACTCGTCTACGCCACCGACCTCTTCGACGAGGCCACCGCCCGCTCGATCGCCGAGCAGTACGTCCACCTGCTCGACCAGGCCGCCCGGCATCCGGACCGCCCGGTGGCGGAGCTGCCGCCGGCCGACGCCGACCGGCTGTCCGGGCTGCTCGACGCCTGGAACGACACCGCACGCCCCCTCCCCGAGGGCACGGTCACGGACGGCTTCGAGCGCCAGGTCGGCCGGACCCCCGGTGCCACCGCCCTGATCGAGGGCGACCGCCGGCTGACGTACGGCGAGCTCAACGCCCGTGCCAACCGGCTCGCGCACGAACTGCGGGCCCGCGGCGTCGGCCCGGAGCGGACGGTCGGCCTGCTGCTGCCGCGCGGCACGGACTTCGTGGTGGCGCTGCTCGCCGTGCTCAAGGCCGGGGGCGGCTACCTGCCGCTCGACCCCGCGCACCCGGCGGACCGCATCGCCTACCAGCTGGCCGACGCCCGGGCCGGGACGGTCGTCACCGACCGCCGGCTCGCCGGCCTGCTGCCGGACGGCGCCGCCGGCGTGCTGCTGGAACCGGACGGCTTCGGGCAGCGCCCGGAAACCGACCCGGCGCGGCTCGCCACGGGCGGCAACCTCTGCTACGTGATCTACACCTCGGGCTCCACCGGACGTCCGAAGGGCGTCGCGATGGCCCACGCGCCGCTGCTCAACCTGATCCGGTGGCAGGCCGACCGGACCACCGTCGCCGGTCCCACCCTCCAGTTCTCCTCCCTGCACTTCGACGCCTCGTTCCAGGAGCTGTTCACCACCTTCCTCACCGGCGGCTCGCTGGTGCTGATCGGCGAGGACGAGCGCCGCGACCCCCGCCGGGTGCTGCACGCGATCCGCTCCCACGGCGTCCGGCGGCTGTTCTGCCCGCCGATGGTGCTGGAGCAGCTCGCCGTCCAGGACGCCGCCGAAGCGGTGGCGCCGCTGCCGCTGCGGGAGATCGTCACGGCGGGCGAACGGCTCTCCCTCGGCAAGGAGGTACGCGCCTTCCTGGCCCGGATGCCCGGGATCGTCCTGGAGAACCAGTGCGGCCCCACCGAGACGCACGCCGTCGTCGCCCACCTGATGACCGGCCCGCCCGAGGACTGGCCCGAGCGCCCCCCGATCGGCCGGCCGATCGCCAACACCCGCATCCACGTTCTGGACGACCGCATGCGGCCGGTGCCGGTGGGGATGCCCGGCGAGCTGTACGTGACCCGGCCCTGGCTCGCCCGCGGCTACGTCGGCCGGCCGGAGCTCACCGCCGAACGGTTCCTGCCCTCCCCGTACGCCGGCGAGCCCGGGCAGCTGATGTACCGCACCGGCGACCTGGTCCGCTGGCTCCCCGACGGCACCGTGGAATTCCTCGGCCGGGCGGACGACCAGGTGAAGATCCGCGGATACCGGGTCGAGCCCGCCGAGGTGGAGGCCCGTCTGCGGGAGCTTCCGCAGGTCGCCGAGGCCGCGGTGCTGCCCGTCGAGGTCGCTCCCGGAGACCGCCGGCTGGTGGCCTACCTCACCGCGGACGGCGGCTCCCGGCTCGTGCCGGCCCGGCTGCGGGCCCTGCTGGCGCAGTCCCTCCCGGACTACCTGGTCCCCTCCCACTTCGTCACCGTGCCCCGCCTCCCGCTCACCGCCACCGGCAAGCTGGACCGCGAGGTGCTGCTGCGCACGGAGCTGCCCGCCCCGGGGCAGGGCGCCGAGGGCGTCTCCCGGGCGCCGCGCGGCCCGCGGGAGGAGATCCTCGCGGGACTGTTCGCCGAGGTCCTGGCACTGCCGCGGGTCGGCGCCGAGGACGACTTCTTCGCGCTCGGCGGGCACTCGCTGCTGGCGACTCGTCTGATCGCCCGGATCCGTTCCGCCTTCGGGGTCGAGCTCGCGATCCGCGACCTGTTCCGGGCGCCGAGCGTCGCCGGGCTGGTAGACCTGCTGGACGCCTCGCGGCCTTCCCGGCCGGCCCTCCGCGCGGCCGAACGGCCCGTCGTGCTGCCGCTGTCCGCGGCTCAGCGGCGGATCTGGTTCCTCAGCCGGACCGGCCAGAGCGCGGACTACAACTCGCCGTTCGCGCTGCGGCTGCGCGGCCGGCTCGACGCCGACGCGCTCGCCGCCGCCCTCGCCGACGTCGTCGACCGGCACGAGGCGCTGCGGACCGTCTTCCCCGACGACGCCGCCGATCCGCACCAGCAGATCCTGCCGCCCGGCTCCGTACCTGCGCTGCTGGCGCGCGCCGAGTGCCCGCCCGACGGGCTCGCCCCGGTCCTCGCCGCCTTCGCCGCGCGGGAGTTCGACCTGGCCGTGGAGCCCCCGCTGCGTGCGGCGCTGTACCGGACCGGCCCCGGGGAACACGTCCTGGCCCTGGTGGTGCACCACATCGCCACCGACGGCTGGTCCCTGGGCGTGCTCCTGCGCGACCTCTCCGCCGCCTACACCGCACGGGGCGTCGGCGAAGCCCCGGAACTGCCGGAACTGCCGGTGCAGTACGCGGACTTCGCGCTGTGGCAGCTCGGCCTGCTGGCCGAGGAGCACGATCCGGACTCCGCGGCCGCCCGGCAGCTGTCGTTCTGGCGGGAGCGGTTGGCCGGCCTGCCGGTCGAGCTGGAGCTGCCCTACGACCGTCCCCGGCCCGACACGGCGGACAACTCCGGCGCCACCGTGCCGCTGACGTTGGACGGCGAGCTGCACGCCCGGCTGCTGCGGCTGGCCGGAGCCCACGGCTGCACGCTGCTGATGGTCCTCCAGGCCGCCCTCGCCGCGCTGCTGTCGCGGCTCGGGGCCGGCACCGACATCCCGATCGGGGTACCCGCGGCGGGCCGCGGCGACGAGGCCCTGGACGACCTGGTCGGTGTTTTCGTCAACACCCTCGTGCTGCGCACCGACGTCTCCGGCGACCCCACCTTCGCCGAGCTGCTGGCCCGGGTGCGGGACGAGGACCTGGCCGCGTACGAGCACGCCGACCTGCCGTTCGAGCGGGTGGTCGAGGCGGTCAACCCGGACCGCTCACTGGCCCGCCACCCGCTGTTCCAGGTGGTCCTCCAACTGGACGAGAGCGTGACCGACGGCCTGGCGCTCGCCGGTCTGGAAGCCGCCGAGGAGCCGGTGCCCTTCGAGGTGTCCAAGTTCGACCTGCGGGTCGCCCTGGCCGCCCGGACCGACGGCGGCGGGGCGCCGGCGGGGCTGCACGGTGTCCTGGAGTACGCGCGCGCCCTGTTCGACGCGGACACCGCCGAGGCCCTGGCGGGCCGGCTGCACCGGCTGCTGGAGCGGCTGGCGGCCGACCCGGACCGGCGGATCGGCTCGGTCGACCTGCTCACGGACGAAGAGCGCCACCGCATGCTCGTCGACTGGAACGACACCGCCGCGGACGTGTCCGAGGAGAACGTGCCCGAGCTGTTCGAGCGGTTCGCGCGGCAGACCCCGGACGCCGTCGCCGTGCGCGCCGGCGCCGCCGTCCTCGACTACGCCGCGCTCAACGCACGGGCCAACCGTTTCGCCCGCCACCTGGCGGGCCTGGGCATCGGACCCGAGTCTCTCGTCGCGGTGGCGCTGCCGCGCACCCCGGAGCTGGTGGCGGTGCTGCTGGGCGTGCTCAAGGCGGGGGCGGGCTACCTGCCGCTCGACCCGGAGCAGCCGCCCGAGCGGCTGGCCCGCATCGTCACGTCGGCGGCTCCCGCGCTGGCCGTCACCACCACCGCGCTCACGGACCGGCTGCCCGCGCTGCCGCGGCTGCTCCTGGACGAGCCGGACACGGCGGCCGCCGTGGACCGGCAGCCGGCCGGCGACCTGGCACCGGGCGAACGCACCGCTGAGCCGACCCCGGCGACCACCGCCTACGTCATCTACACCTCCGGGTCGACCGGCGAACCCAAGGGCGTGGTGATCGAGCACCGGTCGCTCAACCTGTACCTGGCGTGGGCCCGGCAGGCCTACCCGGCGATGGCGGGGCGGGCGCTGGTGCACTCCCCGGTCGCCTTCGACCTCACCGTCACCGGCCTGTGGGGGCCCCTGACCTGCGGCGGCTCCCTCCACCTCGTGACACTCGACGACAGCGAACCGGCGGCGGTGGAACCGCCGACCTTCGTGAAGGCGACCCCCTCGCACCTCGGGCTGTTCCGGATCCTGCCGCAGGCGTACGCACCCACCGGGCAGCTCGTCCTCGGCGGCGAGCTGCTGCTGGGCGCGGCACTGGACGAGTGGCGCGCCGAGCACCCCGGGGTGACCGTGGTCAACGAGTACGGACCGACCGAGACCACGGTGGGCTGCGCCGAGTACCGCATCGAGCCGGGCGACCCCGTACCGGCCGGCGGCGTCACGATCGGCCACCCGATCTGGAACACCCGGTGGTACGTGCTGGACGAGGCGCTGTCCCCCGTGCCGGCGGGCGTGGTCGGCGAACTCCACATCGGCGGCGGGCTGCTGGCCCGCGGCTACCTGAACCAGCCCGATCTGACGGCGGACCGCTTCCTCCCCGACCCGTACGGCGAGCCGGGCGCCCGGATGTACCGGAGCGGCGACCTGGTGCGGTGGCGCCGCGACGGCCGGGCGGAGTTCGTCGGACGGGTCGACGACCAGGTGAAGGTGCGGGGCTTCCGGGTGGAGCTGGGCGAGGTCGAGGCGGTGCTCTCGACGCTGCCGGACGTGACGGCCGCGGCCGTGACCGTCCTCGGCGGGGACCGGCTGGTGGCCCATGTGGTGCCGGCCGCGCCGGAGGGCCTCGACGCGGAAGCCGTGCGTGCGGCCGTCGCCCGGCTGCTGCCCCCGTACATGGTGCCGTCGGTGTACGTACCGATCGACCGGCTGCCGCTGACGAAGAACGGGAAGCTGGACCGCGGACGGCTGCCCGCCCCGGCGCCGCTCCCGGCGGGTGCCGGCCGGGCCCCCGGCTCCGAGCTGGAGAAGGCGCTCTGCGACCTGTTCGGCGAGGTGCTCGGACTGCCGCGGGTGGGTGTGGACGACGGCTTCTTCGCGCGGGGCGGGCACTCCCTGCTGGCCGCCCGGCTGGTCGCCCTGATCCGCTCCTCGCTGGGCCTGCGGGTGGGCGTCCAGGACCTGTTCGCCGCGCCGTCGGTGGCGGCGCTGGCGGCCCGCCAAGAGGCGGGCGTCCACCAGGACTCCCTGGCACCCCTGCTGACGCTGCGCGCCGGCCGCCCCGAGCAGGCGTCCCCCCTGTTCTGCGTCCATCCGGGCGCCGGCATCGGCTGGGTGTACGCGGCGCTGCTCGACCGACTCGGCCCGGACCAGCCCGTGCACGCGCTGCAGGCGCCCACGCTGCGGCCCGGGGAGGCGTCGCCCGCGAGCGTCGCCGAACTGGCCGCCGGCTACGTACGGCTGGTCCGGGAGGTCCGGCCGGCCGGTCCGTACCGGCTGCTCGGCTGGTCGTTCGGCGCCGTCGTCGCACACGCCATGGCGGTCGAACTCCAGGCGCAGGGCGAGGAGGTCGAGCTGCTCGCGCTCCTCGACGGCTACCCGCCCGAGCCGGAACCCGCGGCGTCCGGGCCGGCCGCCGAGCGCGATCCGCTGGCCGAACTCCTGCATTCGCTCGGGCAGTCGACGCCCGAGGGCCCCGGCGAACGGCTGAGCCTGGCCGACTTCGTCCGGCTGACCGGCCGGGGGGACGGCCCGCTCGCCGGTCTGGACGAGGAGACCATCTCCGCCATGGCCCGGACGTTCGTCCACCACGCGGCTCTCGGACGCGCCCATCGGCCCGGGGTGCTGCGCGGCGGCGCCCTGTTCTTCCAGGCGGCCGACGACCCCGACGCGGGGGACCCGCAGGCCTGGCGCGGCTTCGTGTCCGGGGACCTGGAGGTCCACCCGGTCGGCTGTGTGCACGGCGCGATGATGCACCGGCGCGCCGCGGAGCGGATCGGTGCGGTGATCGCGGACAGACTGCGCCCGCCACGGGCCTGA
- a CDS encoding TauD/TfdA family dioxygenase, whose protein sequence is MSNTAQATLAEAVHTIPAAAAAEMAAAGRRLASAAGLVDDSGWVAAARAAWAELPSVYRREISAFRRNSGPAGALVLRGLPVDERDLPVTPTVGGSVQRTATVPAAFLVMTACGLGDPAAFLPEKSGALVQDVVPVPGQEYFQGNAGSVDLMMHNENAFHEHRPDYVLLFCLRPDHEEVAGLSTASIREALPRLSDRAREALWQPDFSTQPPPSFGSPDGGPVRHSVLSGTPEDPDVQVDFAATSALTPVGGEALAELSDALVAVARTVRLRAGDLAIVDNRVCLHGRTAFRPRYDGRDRWVQRTFALADLRRSRSHRADDGYVIVR, encoded by the coding sequence ATGTCCAACACAGCACAGGCCACGCTCGCCGAGGCCGTCCACACCATTCCCGCGGCTGCGGCCGCGGAGATGGCCGCCGCCGGCCGGCGGCTCGCATCGGCGGCCGGCCTGGTCGACGACTCCGGCTGGGTCGCGGCCGCCCGGGCCGCCTGGGCGGAACTGCCGTCCGTGTACCGCCGCGAGATCAGCGCCTTCCGCCGGAACTCGGGGCCCGCCGGCGCCCTCGTGCTGCGCGGGCTCCCGGTGGACGAGCGGGACCTGCCGGTCACCCCGACGGTGGGCGGCTCGGTGCAGCGCACGGCCACCGTCCCGGCCGCGTTCCTCGTCATGACGGCGTGCGGGCTCGGTGATCCGGCCGCCTTCCTGCCCGAGAAGTCCGGGGCCCTGGTCCAGGACGTCGTGCCGGTGCCCGGCCAGGAGTACTTCCAGGGCAACGCGGGCTCGGTGGACCTGATGATGCACAACGAGAACGCCTTCCACGAGCACCGCCCCGACTACGTGCTGCTGTTCTGCCTGCGGCCCGATCACGAGGAGGTCGCCGGTCTGTCCACCGCATCGATCCGGGAGGCGCTGCCGAGACTCTCGGACCGGGCCCGCGAGGCCTTGTGGCAGCCCGACTTCAGCACCCAGCCGCCGCCGTCCTTCGGCTCGCCCGACGGCGGACCGGTCCGGCACTCCGTACTGTCCGGAACGCCCGAAGACCCGGACGTCCAGGTCGATTTCGCCGCCACGAGCGCACTGACCCCGGTCGGCGGGGAGGCATTGGCCGAGCTGTCGGACGCGCTGGTCGCCGTGGCCCGGACGGTGCGGCTGCGCGCCGGGGACCTCGCGATCGTCGACAACCGGGTCTGCCTGCACGGCCGTACGGCGTTCCGGCCGCGCTACGACGGCCGGGACCGCTGGGTCCAGCGCACCTTCGCGCTGGCCGACCTGCGGCGCTCCCGGTCCCACCGCGCAGACGACGGCTACGTGATCGTCCGCTGA
- a CDS encoding acyl-CoA dehydrogenase family protein, giving the protein MDFPASPPTAPGAPELTGLLARLRTEAHDDTTGRPSDSALDALRASGVLRLPVPVEYAGFGAGWHDANRVITTLARTDASVGIIVFLHYAAVSRIIAYGSQEQRKQVLTAVSDHGLILASSWSEPGSDAAKQNIATTAQRQADGGWVLNGAKTFTTGAGVADLYLVLARTGAQDSGSGSYGRTDQGIFLVDSTRPGFTTDGVLDLSGMRRSATGLIRLEGYAAEDGDVLIRSGDTPAVIGHPHTVGLTLGAVALGVAEEAHDIAVEVGRRRSLLDSPLYRHHVFELGSRLAAVRGVVEAATAPPGDRSGPALTAKVFASETAEAICRGAQELAGSAAFSRGHALNRLAQDARAVTLMGPPNYLCRELVTARLGAR; this is encoded by the coding sequence ATGGATTTCCCCGCGTCACCACCCACTGCGCCCGGCGCACCGGAACTCACCGGGCTGCTGGCGAGGCTCCGTACGGAGGCCCACGACGACACGACCGGCCGCCCCAGCGACAGCGCGCTCGACGCGCTGCGCGCCAGCGGTGTGCTGCGCCTGCCCGTTCCCGTCGAGTACGCGGGGTTCGGGGCGGGCTGGCACGACGCCAACCGCGTGATCACCACCCTGGCCCGGACCGACGCGTCGGTGGGGATCATCGTCTTCCTGCACTACGCGGCGGTCAGCCGGATCATCGCCTACGGCTCGCAGGAGCAGCGCAAGCAGGTGCTGACCGCGGTGTCCGACCACGGCCTGATCCTCGCCTCCTCCTGGAGCGAGCCGGGCTCCGACGCCGCGAAGCAGAACATCGCGACCACCGCGCAACGGCAGGCGGACGGCGGCTGGGTGCTCAACGGCGCGAAGACCTTCACCACCGGCGCGGGGGTGGCCGATCTCTATCTGGTCCTCGCCCGCACCGGCGCGCAGGACTCGGGCTCCGGCAGCTACGGACGGACCGACCAGGGCATCTTCCTGGTGGACAGCACCCGGCCCGGCTTCACGACCGACGGGGTGCTCGACCTGTCGGGCATGCGCCGTTCGGCGACGGGCCTGATCCGGCTGGAGGGGTACGCGGCCGAAGACGGGGACGTGCTGATCCGCTCCGGGGACACGCCCGCGGTCATCGGCCACCCGCACACCGTGGGGCTCACCCTCGGGGCCGTCGCGCTGGGCGTCGCCGAGGAGGCCCACGACATCGCGGTCGAGGTCGGGCGGCGGCGCTCCCTCCTGGACAGCCCGCTCTACCGGCACCACGTGTTCGAGCTGGGCTCGCGCCTCGCGGCCGTCCGCGGCGTGGTGGAGGCGGCCACCGCACCCCCCGGGGACCGCAGCGGCCCCGCGCTGACGGCGAAGGTGTTCGCCTCGGAGACGGCCGAGGCGATCTGCCGCGGCGCCCAGGAGCTGGCGGGGAGCGCCGCGTTCTCGCGCGGTCACGCCCTCAACCGCCTGGCGCAGGACGCCCGGGCCGTCACCCTGATGGGCCCGCCCAACTACCTGTGCCGCGAACTGGTCACCGCCCGGCTGGGGGCACGGTGA
- a CDS encoding LLM class flavin-dependent oxidoreductase, which translates to MTAPRPDGVRIGAVVLPEHPWPQAREIWRELEQVGLHHAWSFDHHSWRTLHDSPWYDSLSVLSAAAAVTERIGLGTMVSTPNFRHPAVVAKQVMTLDQVSNGRFVFGIGAGAPGGDAGLLGGRDLTPGERADRFAEFVGLSDELLRNRTTTYRGAYFSAVAARMVPGCVQLPRVPFAIAAAGPRGMRLAARHGQWWVTIGDAGRPGERPEEEAWDVLARQVARLEEVCEETGRDFSEIGRLVNVSRIVDFPYSSPERFVDIVGRCQDLGFTDVVVNHPRPNGVFSGNRPDFLRATSAALSAFSR; encoded by the coding sequence GTGACCGCGCCGCGGCCCGACGGGGTGCGGATCGGAGCCGTCGTACTGCCCGAGCACCCCTGGCCGCAGGCCCGGGAGATCTGGCGGGAGCTGGAGCAGGTGGGCCTGCACCACGCCTGGTCCTTCGATCACCACTCCTGGCGCACGCTGCACGACAGCCCCTGGTACGACTCCCTGAGCGTGCTCTCCGCGGCGGCCGCCGTGACCGAGCGGATCGGGCTGGGGACGATGGTGTCCACCCCGAACTTCCGGCACCCGGCCGTGGTCGCCAAACAGGTGATGACCCTCGACCAGGTGTCGAACGGGCGCTTCGTGTTCGGGATCGGCGCGGGTGCGCCGGGCGGTGACGCCGGGTTGCTCGGCGGCCGGGACCTGACACCGGGTGAGCGGGCGGACCGCTTCGCCGAGTTCGTCGGCCTCTCGGACGAGCTGCTGCGCAACCGGACCACGACCTACCGCGGCGCGTACTTCAGCGCCGTGGCGGCCCGGATGGTGCCGGGGTGCGTCCAGCTGCCGCGGGTGCCGTTCGCCATCGCGGCCGCGGGACCGCGCGGCATGCGGCTCGCGGCCCGGCACGGGCAGTGGTGGGTCACCATCGGCGACGCGGGCCGGCCCGGGGAGCGGCCGGAAGAGGAGGCCTGGGACGTGCTGGCCCGGCAGGTGGCACGGCTCGAGGAAGTCTGCGAGGAGACCGGGCGGGACTTCTCGGAGATCGGGCGCCTGGTCAATGTCAGCCGGATTGTGGATTTCCCGTACTCATCTCCGGAGCGTTTCGTGGATATCGTGGGGAGGTGCCAGGATCTCGGATTCACCGATGTCGTGGTGAACCATCCCCGGCCCAATGGAGTGTTCAGCGGAAATCGGCCGGATTTCCTCCGTGCGACGTCCGCCGCCCTGAGCGCCTTCTCCCGCTGA
- a CDS encoding AfsR/SARP family transcriptional regulator gives MHVEVLGPLFVGIDGRDRDCAPSAPKPRQLLALLALNANQFVTTAACIDELWAVDPPRSAATTLRTHVMKIRRALRAATAGEGSPEGVLRTRQHGYQLSLARTGLDLFRFADRVDEGKRALMRGDHARGARTLRDALDLWKDSPLVDVQAGPAITAHVTLLQESRLNCLELRIEAELRLGLHHELISELTGLTAEFPTHENLNAQLMLALYRSGRQAQALAVYRQLCTVLAGELGIEPSRRIQQLHHAVLLADLALDPPRSPAGGLPQTLDLVGSCPA, from the coding sequence ATGCATGTCGAAGTCCTAGGCCCACTCTTCGTCGGAATCGACGGACGCGACCGGGACTGCGCACCCAGCGCACCGAAACCGCGTCAGTTACTCGCCCTGCTGGCCCTCAACGCCAACCAGTTCGTCACCACCGCCGCCTGCATCGACGAGCTGTGGGCGGTGGACCCGCCACGCAGCGCCGCCACCACCCTGCGCACCCACGTGATGAAGATCCGCCGCGCCCTGCGCGCGGCCACTGCCGGGGAGGGGTCACCGGAGGGCGTTCTGCGCACCCGGCAGCACGGCTACCAGCTGTCCCTCGCCCGCACGGGCCTCGACCTGTTCCGGTTCGCCGACCGGGTGGACGAGGGCAAGCGCGCCCTGATGCGCGGGGACCACGCCCGGGGGGCACGGACCCTGCGCGACGCCCTCGACCTGTGGAAGGACTCACCCCTGGTCGACGTACAGGCCGGCCCGGCCATCACGGCCCATGTGACGCTGCTTCAGGAAAGCCGCCTGAACTGCCTGGAGTTGCGCATCGAGGCCGAACTCAGGCTCGGCCTGCACCACGAACTGATCAGCGAACTGACCGGCCTCACAGCCGAGTTCCCCACCCATGAGAACCTCAACGCCCAACTCATGCTGGCCCTCTACCGATCGGGACGGCAGGCCCAGGCCCTCGCGGTCTACCGGCAGCTGTGCACCGTGCTCGCCGGGGAACTGGGCATCGAACCGTCCCGTCGCATCCAGCAGTTGCACCATGCCGTGCTGCTCGCCGACCTCGCCCTCGACCCGCCCCGCTCGCCGGCCGGCGGGCTACCGCAGACCCTCGACCTGGTCGGCAGTTGCCCGGCCTGA